The following are from one region of the Cetobacterium somerae genome:
- a CDS encoding formate--tetrahydrofolate ligase encodes MKTDIQIAQEAKLLKISEIASRLNITEDYYDTYGKYKAKLNLSLLDELSNKKDGKLVLVTAITPTPAGEGKSTVTVGLTQALNRIGISSVAALREPSLGPVFGMKGGATGGGYSQVIPMEDINLHFTGDFHAIGVAHNLVSACIDNHITQGNFLGIDNTKITWKRVVDMNDRNLRNIVIGLGGKANGYPRQDSFQITVASEIMATLCLSNSLKELKENIGKIVFGYDYNDKPLTINDLKISGAVTALLKEAIKPNLVQTLENTPVIIHGGPFANIAHGCNSLLATKLALKLSDIAVTEAGFAADLGAEKFLDIKCRKGELNPNCVVIVATVRALKHHGGAKILNEENLDALKLGLANLDKHIENMKKFNLPVVVAINKFVTDTDAEISLIKSHCESLDAPVALCEVWAKGGEGGEELAKLVLEKLEENNTKYKPLYNLDLPIKDKISKICTEIYGANGVTFSSAANKTIKQLEELGYGLLPICMSKTQKSISDKANLLGRPNNFIVEIDTIKLAAGAGFIIAMAGGIIDMPGLPKVPAAELIDIDEHGVITGLF; translated from the coding sequence ATGAAAACAGATATACAAATTGCACAAGAAGCAAAATTATTAAAAATTTCTGAAATAGCTTCTAGGCTGAATATTACTGAGGATTATTACGATACTTACGGAAAATACAAAGCTAAACTTAATCTTTCTTTATTAGATGAACTTTCTAATAAAAAAGACGGAAAACTAGTTCTTGTTACTGCTATTACACCTACACCTGCAGGAGAAGGTAAATCTACTGTTACAGTTGGTTTAACACAAGCTTTAAATAGAATCGGTATTTCTTCAGTTGCAGCTCTTAGAGAACCGTCTTTAGGGCCTGTCTTTGGAATGAAGGGTGGAGCTACTGGTGGAGGTTATTCACAAGTTATACCAATGGAAGATATCAATTTACATTTTACTGGTGATTTCCATGCAATTGGAGTCGCTCATAATCTTGTTTCTGCTTGTATTGATAATCATATTACTCAAGGTAATTTTTTAGGTATTGATAATACTAAAATTACTTGGAAAAGAGTAGTTGATATGAATGATAGAAATCTTAGAAATATTGTTATTGGACTTGGAGGTAAAGCCAATGGATACCCAAGACAAGATTCTTTTCAAATAACTGTTGCTTCTGAAATTATGGCAACACTTTGCCTTTCAAATTCTTTAAAAGAACTAAAAGAAAATATTGGTAAAATTGTTTTTGGTTACGATTACAATGACAAACCGCTTACAATAAATGATTTAAAAATTTCTGGTGCTGTTACAGCACTTTTAAAAGAAGCTATAAAACCAAATTTAGTACAAACACTCGAAAATACTCCTGTTATAATTCATGGGGGACCATTTGCTAATATTGCTCATGGATGTAATTCATTACTTGCTACAAAACTAGCTCTTAAACTTTCAGACATTGCTGTTACAGAGGCTGGATTTGCTGCTGACTTAGGTGCTGAAAAATTTTTAGATATTAAATGTAGAAAGGGTGAATTAAATCCTAATTGTGTTGTTATTGTCGCTACGGTTAGAGCGTTAAAGCATCACGGTGGTGCTAAAATTCTTAATGAAGAAAATTTAGATGCTTTAAAATTAGGTTTAGCTAACTTAGACAAGCATATTGAAAATATGAAAAAATTTAATTTACCAGTTGTTGTAGCAATTAATAAATTTGTTACTGATACTGATGCTGAAATTAGCTTAATTAAGTCTCACTGTGAAAGTTTGGACGCTCCAGTGGCTTTATGTGAAGTTTGGGCTAAAGGTGGTGAAGGTGGTGAAGAACTTGCCAAGCTAGTTCTTGAGAAATTAGAAGAAAATAATACTAAATATAAACCTCTATATAATCTAGATTTACCTATAAAAGATAAAATTTCAAAAATATGTACAGAGATTTATGGAGCAAATGGAGTTACATTCTCTAGTGCTGCTAATAAAACAATAAAACAACTAGAAGAACTTGGATATGGATTACTTCCAATTTGTATGTCAAAAACTCAAAAATCAATCTCTGATAAAGCTAATCTTCTTGGAAGACCTAATAACTTTATAGTTGAAATTGATACTATCAAATTAGCGGCTGGTGCTGGCTTTATCATTGCTATGGCTGGTGGAATTATTGATATGCCAGGTTTACCAAAAGTTCCTGCTGCTGAACTTATTGATATTGATGAACATGG